A single genomic interval of Ischnura elegans chromosome 3, ioIscEleg1.1, whole genome shotgun sequence harbors:
- the LOC124155488 gene encoding calcium uptake protein 3, mitochondrial isoform X1 codes for MAVVGRLLARKTKDVLLPGLSNCRSQSTYRNFGKLKYNAVICTCIFGGSAVLWYGYRWNRNSTVYALKLKKDEASRPVKLTSRERRFIKFASVEFDNQVYMTPQDFLESVVEAEPRARLKRRKLTAKELESMKNSTPSLKEGSTEMFRNLRDRGIISYTEYLFLLSILTKPQTGFRIAFNMFDTDGNERVDKNEFLVIRRLMAGKLGNIRPELNEGTMKKRTMEKIFSHAWRDKRGLPKAKTEDEAQKEAEEKENNEEPVEEYVDDDQGLQRRHQVDTTLLVHFFGKKGKEELRFEGFRRFMENLQTEVLELEFHEFSKGQDTITEVDFARILLRYTYLDMDEYDRYLERLLDRIREERGISFEEFRVFCQFLNNLDDFSIAMRMYTLADNPISQEEFERAVRICTGKNLSKHLVRTVFQIFDEDGDGRLSHREFIAIMKDRLHRGFKSYAKNEGWEAFKSCVKQEMKSFV; via the exons ATGGCTGTCGTCGGTAGACTTTTGGCCAGGAAAACCAAGGATGTGTTACTACCAGGGCTTTCGAATTGCCGATCACAAAGTACTTATAGAAATTTTGGCAAATTGAAGTATAATGCTGTGATATGCACGTGTATTTTTGGTGGCTCAGCTGTTCTGTGGTACGGGTACAGATGGAACAGGAATTCTACTGTGTATGCTTTGAAactgaaaaag GATGAGGCATCAAGACCTGTGAAACTCACGTCACGAGAGAGGCGTTTCATCAAATTTGCCTCAGTTGAGTTTGACAATCAAGTGTACATGACCCCTCAGGACTTTCTGGAATCAGTGGTTGAGGCTGAGCCGAGGG CTCGCCTCAAACGTCGAAAGCTCACAGCCAAAGAATTAGAATCTATGAAGAATTCGACTCCCTCCCTCAAAGAAGGTTCTACTGAAATGTTTCGTAATCTTCGAGATAGAG GAATTATTTCATACACTGAGTACCTATTTTTGCTGTCCATCCTGACCA AACCACAAACTGGCTTTCGCATAGCTTTCAATATGTTCGACACCGATGGTAACGAGAGGGTGGACAAGAATGAATTCTTGGTG ATTCGCAGGCTGATGGCTGGGAAATTGGGCAACATAAGGCCTGAATTGAATGAGGGAACAATGAAGAAGAGAACA atggaaaaaatattcagccATGCATGGAGAGACAAAAGAGGTTTGCCAAAGGCTAAAACAGAAGATGAGGCCCAGAAGGAAGCAGAAGAGAAGGAGAATAATGAGGAGCCTGTTGAGGAATATGTTGACGATGACCAGGGACTGCAGCGAAGGCATCAAGTTGACACCACTTTGCTGGTTCACTTTTTTGGCAAAAAAGGCAAAGAGGAGCTGCGATTCGAAGGATTTCGCAG GTTTATGGAGAATCTTCAAACTGAAGTTCTGGAATTGGAGTTCCATGAGTTTTCCAAGGGCCAGGATACAATAACGGAGGTGGACTTTGCTCGTATCCTTCTTCGCTACACTTACCTCGACATGGATGA GTATGATCGATATTTAGAACGACTGCTGGACAGGATACGAGAAGAGCGTGGAATTTCCTTTGAAGAATTCAGAGTGTTTTGCCAGTTCTTGAACAATTTAGATGACTTTTCCATTGCAATGAGAATGTACACCCTTGCTGATAACCCAATTTCACAAG AAGAGTTTGAGCGAGCAGTGCGCATATGCACAGGAAAGAATTTATCCAAGCACCTCGTACGAACAGTTTTCCAGATTTTTGATGAGGATGGCGATGGTCGCTTGTCTCATCGTGAATTCATTGCAATAATGAAAGATCGCCTTCACAGAGGATTTAAA TCTTATGCAAAGAATGAAGGCTGGGAAGCATTTAAGAGCTGTGTGAAACAGGAAATGAAATCATTTGTGTGA
- the LOC124155488 gene encoding calcium uptake protein 3, mitochondrial isoform X2, which yields MAVVGRLLARKTKDVLLPGLSNCRSQSTYRNFGKLKYNAVICTCIFGGSAVLWYGYRWNRNSTVYALKLKKDEASRPVKLTSRERRFIKFASVEFDNQVYMTPQDFLESVVEAEPRARLKRRKLTAKELESMKNSTPSLKEGSTEMFRNLRDRGIISYTEYLFLLSILTKPQTGFRIAFNMFDTDGNERVDKNEFLVMEKIFSHAWRDKRGLPKAKTEDEAQKEAEEKENNEEPVEEYVDDDQGLQRRHQVDTTLLVHFFGKKGKEELRFEGFRRFMENLQTEVLELEFHEFSKGQDTITEVDFARILLRYTYLDMDEYDRYLERLLDRIREERGISFEEFRVFCQFLNNLDDFSIAMRMYTLADNPISQEEFERAVRICTGKNLSKHLVRTVFQIFDEDGDGRLSHREFIAIMKDRLHRGFKSYAKNEGWEAFKSCVKQEMKSFV from the exons ATGGCTGTCGTCGGTAGACTTTTGGCCAGGAAAACCAAGGATGTGTTACTACCAGGGCTTTCGAATTGCCGATCACAAAGTACTTATAGAAATTTTGGCAAATTGAAGTATAATGCTGTGATATGCACGTGTATTTTTGGTGGCTCAGCTGTTCTGTGGTACGGGTACAGATGGAACAGGAATTCTACTGTGTATGCTTTGAAactgaaaaag GATGAGGCATCAAGACCTGTGAAACTCACGTCACGAGAGAGGCGTTTCATCAAATTTGCCTCAGTTGAGTTTGACAATCAAGTGTACATGACCCCTCAGGACTTTCTGGAATCAGTGGTTGAGGCTGAGCCGAGGG CTCGCCTCAAACGTCGAAAGCTCACAGCCAAAGAATTAGAATCTATGAAGAATTCGACTCCCTCCCTCAAAGAAGGTTCTACTGAAATGTTTCGTAATCTTCGAGATAGAG GAATTATTTCATACACTGAGTACCTATTTTTGCTGTCCATCCTGACCA AACCACAAACTGGCTTTCGCATAGCTTTCAATATGTTCGACACCGATGGTAACGAGAGGGTGGACAAGAATGAATTCTTGGTG atggaaaaaatattcagccATGCATGGAGAGACAAAAGAGGTTTGCCAAAGGCTAAAACAGAAGATGAGGCCCAGAAGGAAGCAGAAGAGAAGGAGAATAATGAGGAGCCTGTTGAGGAATATGTTGACGATGACCAGGGACTGCAGCGAAGGCATCAAGTTGACACCACTTTGCTGGTTCACTTTTTTGGCAAAAAAGGCAAAGAGGAGCTGCGATTCGAAGGATTTCGCAG GTTTATGGAGAATCTTCAAACTGAAGTTCTGGAATTGGAGTTCCATGAGTTTTCCAAGGGCCAGGATACAATAACGGAGGTGGACTTTGCTCGTATCCTTCTTCGCTACACTTACCTCGACATGGATGA GTATGATCGATATTTAGAACGACTGCTGGACAGGATACGAGAAGAGCGTGGAATTTCCTTTGAAGAATTCAGAGTGTTTTGCCAGTTCTTGAACAATTTAGATGACTTTTCCATTGCAATGAGAATGTACACCCTTGCTGATAACCCAATTTCACAAG AAGAGTTTGAGCGAGCAGTGCGCATATGCACAGGAAAGAATTTATCCAAGCACCTCGTACGAACAGTTTTCCAGATTTTTGATGAGGATGGCGATGGTCGCTTGTCTCATCGTGAATTCATTGCAATAATGAAAGATCGCCTTCACAGAGGATTTAAA TCTTATGCAAAGAATGAAGGCTGGGAAGCATTTAAGAGCTGTGTGAAACAGGAAATGAAATCATTTGTGTGA